One Candidatus Eisenbacteria bacterium genomic window, TTCCCTTCATGGTTCTCCCTCCTGCGTTCGAGCCCCGACTTGTTGATGCGGCAAGAAACGGTCGCGGGTCAATGAAAATCGTCCGGGCCGCGGCGACGGCCGGAGATTGAGACCGCCAACCGAAGGCGATATAATCGGTTCGGCGGCGAGGCGCGCGGGCGGCCCGCCGCGCGGAGGGAGGGCGGAGCCTTTTGCGTGTTTCCTGGATCGCGATCGCGGCGCTCGGCGTGGGGGTGCGGCTCCTCTTCCTCCTCCTCGCCCCCCATATCGAGCCCCACGCCGACGAGTCCACCTATCTCTATCTGGCGGCCTGCTGGAACCGCTTCGGCGTCTACTCCGATTGGGTCCGCTTTCTCTGGCCGCCCGGATATCCCTTCTTTCTCTCGCTCTTTCTCCGCGCCGCCGGTGGGGGCGGCGTCCTCGCGGCCAAGGCGGTCCAGGTTCTTCTCTCCGGCGTGATCGGCGCATCGGTTTATCGGTTGGGTCTCCGGTTCTTCGATCGCCGCGCCGCCCGCGCCGCCCTCTGGGTTTGGGCGCTCTATCCGCCCCTCATCGGCTACACCCACACCCTCTGGCCGGAGACGCTCTTCCTCGCTCTCTTCTTCTCCGCCTTCGCCCTGATCGCCGGCCCGAACGTCGCGCCCGCGCCGGGCGCGCGGGGGGACGTCCGGCTCCTTCTCGGCGGTTTCCTTTTCGGCGGCGCGCTCCTCGTAAAAGAAGGGGCGCTCCCCCTCGTCGCGGTGATCCTGCTCTGGCTTTTTCTCCGGGAAGGCGCGGGAAGACGCGGCGCCGGCGCCCGCGGCGCGGCGCTCACCGCGCTCGCCGTTCTCGTCGTGATCCTCCCCTGGACGATCCGCAATCACTCCGTCTACGGGAGGTGGCAGCCGGTCGGCGCCACTCTCGGCATGAATTGCTACGTCGGACTGAACGGCACGTATCGCAACCTGGATTATCCGTCGGACATGATCGCCGACATGGTCCGCGCCAACCGGCGCGTCGCGGGCCCCTTCCTCGGCTCGCCCCCTCCCGCGTGGAAGCGCTCCGAAGCGATGAACATCATCGACCGATCCCGGGAGGACACGGCCGCCGGGATCCGATTCGCCCGGGCGAACCCGGGTTACGTGCTCCGCTCCCGAGTCAAACGGATCGCCGACTATCTCTCCCCGACGTCCAATCCGGTGCGCCACTACGCGCTCCGCCTGTACCCCGGCATCCTGAGCGCCGGGCCGGTGCGCCGCGCCTTCGTCCTTTTCGCGCTCTTCGCCTCCGCCGCCGTGACGGCTCTTGCCGTCCCCGGGATCTTCCACGCCGTCCGGCGGCGGGACGGGTGGATTCTCGCGCTCCTTCCGGCGGCGCTCTTTCTCACCGCCGGTCTTCTCGTCGGCGCGTCCCGTTTCCGCGTGCCCGTGCTGCCGGTCCTGATCGTGCTCGCCGGGCGGACCCTCGCGGGAGGGGAGGGGCGCCTCCGTGCGGCGGAGCGGTGGACGATCGCAGCGGCATGGGCGGCGCTCCTCTTCTTCTGGGTCCTGAACTCCGCGGAGCTTTTAGTCCTGCTCCGGAGGGTTTGGTAGCATGACGGCTGGTGAGCGGGCGCCGAGAATCGAGGAAAGAGGGCGAAGCGCGCCGCGCCGGTTTTTCCCGCACATCGCGCTCCTCCTGATCGCCCTCTTCGAGGTCGTGTTCGGTGTCGCCGCGAGGCCGGGCGACGCGGATCTGTCGCGCCTGGCGCGCGAGGGGACTCCCCGCGAAAAGGTGTCGGCGATTTTCATCCGCACGAACCGGGACGTTCCCGCGCCGATCTCGGCGGAGGAGCTCGGCCGCGTCCTCGCCGAGGAGCCCCGCCTCGTCCGGGAGTGGACCATGACGAGCAACTTCTCCCGCTTCGGCCACGAGAAACGGCTCCACGCCTATGCCGATTCCCTCTCCGAAACGCCCCACGGAGCCCGGTGCCGCTTTCTTCTGAATCATCGCGTCGGGAGTTTCGTCTGGGACCACGGCGTGATCCGATACGAGTGGATCACTCTCGACGAACTGGACGTTTTCCTCCGGTCCGAAGAAAACGATCGATAAAGGCGGCGGCCGATTCCCGCGGCGGACCGCTTTCCAAAAAACGACCCTTTTTCACCCGGTCTTTTCTTTTCTTCCCTTTCCGCGCTCCGTCCCCTCGGCCTCTCGCGCCCTCCGCGCATTCCCCGAAAGGGCGCGAAGCGCCCGCCGGCGCTCCTCTCCCCCCGGGGGAGTTTCCCCGTCCTCACGGCGCCCGATGCGCCCCGGGGGTGGAGAGGAAAGCCCTTCCTGCCGATACCGTTAGAAGACAACCCGCGGGAGACCGCAACGTCCCCGGTTTTGCGGCATCTCTCTCGCGAACAGTCCTTTGCGACGAACGACGGCCGAGTGCGGGAGATCATCGAATTGCATCACGAGAAAAATAAAAAAACGACGGACGCCCGCGGTGGAACGCGGTGGGGACTGCGGACGGCGAATTTTCCTATGCGATGGGTGTTCCTGCAAGGAGCGGCGCTTCTCATTCTCGCCGTGGGAACGACCTGGCTGTTGCAGCGAGGGGAGAGCATGGAGGAGTCGAAGAGGCTCACCTCCAAGAGCCACTCGCTGGCGCAACTGCTGGCGCAGGCCGCGGGGCCGGACTACTCCGCCGGTGACTCGGCGCGGCTCCTTCGCGTGCTCGAATGCGCCACCCGTGGCGGGGACCTGCGCGCCGCCGCGATCGTGGACGACACGGGGCTTATCGTCGCGCACACCGATGTCTCTCTCGCCGGGTCCTCGCTCGGCACACCGCTCCCGATCGGCCCGATCGGCGAGCGGGAGAGCGCCCTTCTGTCGATGGAACTCTTCGGCGAAAGCGGCGGGCGGGTGATCCTGCATCCGCTTCTCGGGGCGGAGGGCGTCGAGGGAACGGCGGCACTCCTGTTGCCCGATCCGGATTCGACCGGCCTCTCCGCCGACTGGGTCCGCATGCTTCTTCCCGCCGGCCTCCTGCTGCTCGCCTTCACTCTGGTCACCCAGGGGACCATCCGCTGGGCGATGCGCCCCGCCTCGGATTTTATGAACCGCCTCGCCGGCGCGCTCGAGTGCGAGGAGAAGAACGCCGCCGCGGAGGACGAAAACGAGACGGGCGACGAGTCGGGGATCATGGACATGACCGTCACGCGAGTCACGGCGCTTACCCGCGTCAAGGACGAGCTGATCATCAAGTCCCGGCTCCTCAACTACGAGAAGAAACGGATGGAGATGATCCTCGACGCCTTCCCGGACGGCCTGATCGTCACCGATCTGTTGAAGAACGTGGTGCTCGTCAATCGCCGGGCGTTGAACTATTTGGGTATTAACGACGACGGAGCGGGCGTGCGGGAATTGGAGGGCCATCCCGAGTTCCGGCGGCTCGTGCGCGAGGCCGAGAAGACCGGCCGGACCGTCCTTCCCGTCGAGAAGGGGGCGCGGGAGAGGAATATCCTCTTCAGCCGGATCCCTCTCGCCGCGGGCGAACGGACGGCGGGAACGCTCTACACGATGCGGGACGTCACCGCCCAGGAAGCCTCCCAGCGGGCCCAAGCGGAGTTTCTCTCTCAGGTGACCCACGAGCTGAAAGCGCCTTTGAACACGGTGATCACCTTCGTCGAGGAACTGGCCGAGGGGGAGGATCTCACGCCGGAGGAGCGGAAGGATTTCTGCAACACGCTGAACGCCGAGACGACGCGGATGGCGCAGCTCATCTCCAACCTGCTCCAGCTTTCGCGGATCCAGATGGGGAACCTGTCGGTCCGATTCTCCTTCATCAAGCCCGCGGCGCTGCTGAAGGAGCAGTCCGAGTCGCTCCGGCGCCAGGCGGAGGGGAAGGCGCAACGCTTCACCGTCCGAGTGCCAGAGTACCTCCCGGCCCTCGCCGGCGACAAGGACCTCCTCGGCGTGGCGATCAACAACCTGATCTCCAACGCGATCAAGTACACGCCCGAGGGGGGGGAGATCACGGTCAGCGCACAAGAAGGGGACGGCGCGATCGAGGTGGAGGTGCAGGACACCGGCTTCGGCATTCCCGAGGGGGCGCTGGACAAGATCTGGGAGCGTTTTTACCGGTCGGAACAGGAAGAGGTGCGCAAGCTGAACGGTTCCGGCTTGGGCCTTTCGCTGGTCAAGGAGATCGTGGAAGCCCACGAGGGCGAAATCACCGTGGAGAGCGAAGTCGGGGCCGGCACCCGGTTCCGTTTTCGACTTCCCATCAAGGAAGCCGGCGCCCGCCTGGACGTCGTGGAGACCATGACCTAGGCGAATACGAGCGACCGGCGCATGCATCAACCGGAGCGGTCCGGACCAACGGGGGGAAAGGCAGTGGAGAACTTGCGGGCGTTCATCGTGGACGATGACTCCAGCGTACGGCGGATCCTGGTGCGCAACTTCGAACGGGCCGGATTCACGGTCGCCACGGCCTCCAACGGCCAGGAGGCGCTGGAGAAAATACGCCGCGACGAACTCTACGACATCCTGATCAGCGATCTCCACATGCCGAGGATGGACGGCCGGCGGCTCTGCGAAGCCCTCGCCGAGGAAAAAACCCACCTCCCGGAGTTCATCTTCATCGTCACTTCGCGCGCCCATGAGGACGAGCGGTCCTGGGTCGAGCGTTTCGACAACATACAGCTCGTGGAGAAACCGGTCGGACCCCGGCATCTGCTGCGTCTGGTACGGCGGCGGTTGATGGTGGGAGTCGCGGGCGAGTGAAGACCGGGGAGATGGAGGGGGAAATGACGGATCCGAAGCGCGACGATTTCGCGGGATTCATCCGTGAAGGTTGCGCCGATCTGTTCAGCCGTCTGTCGGAAGCCGTCGACGTTCCGCTCGCGGTGCTGGACGCCGACGGCGACGTGATCCTGTCCTTCCCCCGAGGGGGCGCGGGGACACCGGCCGCGGCCGGCGCGCCGGGCTCCGTCGCGACGATCGACGGCGGAGAGGGAACGCTGGGGAGCGTGGTCACCCGTGAAAATCGAAAGCGGCTGGCGCCCTTCCTGGACAGCCTCGCCGGCGTGGTCGGCGAGCGCTACGGCCTCGAGCGGGAAATCCAACGGATGACCGACGACCTGGCCCAGTCCTACGACCAGGTCGATCTCCTTTACCGGTTCGCCCGCGTGATTCGCCCGAACGACAGCTTCGAGGGGAACGCGCGCCGCCTCCTCGAGGAGACGGCGGACATACTCGAGAACCGCCTTCTGGTCCAGTACTTCCCGCGCGAGGACGTTCTCTCCTGGAGCGCCGGCCCCGGTTTGATCCTGCCGGAATGCCTCCTTTGGTTGACCGACAACCCCAACGTCCTCAAGAAGATCTACGCCGACCTCGCCCGGGACGTGAAACCGGGAGACGCCGAGCGGAACGTCCGTTTCCGGAACCTGGTGGATTCCCCTTACGGGCGCGTGGAGTACGTGCTGATCCCGCTCTGGGTGCAAAGCGAGGTAGCGGGGTACGCCGGTCTCTTCCGCACCCTCTCCGAAAGCGAGCTGGAGACCGGGGAGATCCGCCTCCTGGAGGGATTGGTGGCGGAACTCTCCAACACCGCCACGACACGGGAACTGTACATGGAGCTGCGACAGCTCCTCTTCAACGTGGTGCGGAGCCTGGTGAACACCATCGAGGCGAAGGACGAGTACACCCGCGGTCATTCGGAGCGCGTGTTCCGCATCTCCCTTCTGATCGGAAACCGGCTCGGTTTCCCCGCCCCGCGGATCCAGGACCTTTCCTGGGCGGCGCTTCTTCACGACGTGGGGAAGATCGCGATCAACGACAAGGTGCTCCTGAAGCCGGGACGCCTGACCGACGAGGAATACGAGATCGTGAAGACCCACCCCGGCGCGGGGGTCCGCATGCTGGAGCCGATCGCGCAGCTCAGCAACATCCTCCCCGGCATTCGGCACCACCATGAGCGCTACGACGGGAGGGGCTACCCGGACGGGCTCGCCGGCGAGAAGATCCCCCTGGACGGAAGGATCATCGCCGTGGCGGACACCTACGACGCGATCACGACCGCCCGGCCCTATCGCCCGGCGGGATCCCACGAGAAGGCGGTGGATATCATCCGTTCCGTCGCGGGCACTCAGCTGGACCCGGAGATGGTCCGCGTCTTTCTGGAACTGGCCGCCGACGGCGCGGTGGAGTCTCCGGAACCGGGCGGCGCCCAGCCCGTCCCGATCGGAGGAATCCATGAAGGTTAAGACGAGGGAACTGGGAGCGGCGACCTATCTCACGCCGGACGGCTCGCTGACGGAGGAGAACCTGGAGAGCATTCGGGAGAGCGTCCGGTCGGCGGGCGCGGGCGGCTCGGCGAACCTGGTGATCGACTGCCGCCGCGTTCCCTCCATCGACAGCGGCGGCCTGGAGTTCCTGCAGGACCTCTCGACGGAGATGCGCGACGCGGGCGGATCGCTCCGCCTCGCCAATGTGAGCCCGGTCTGCAAGGACATCCTCGCCCTCACCCGGCTCGACCAGGTCATCCCCGTGTACGAGGACATCGAAAACGCCGGCAGGAGTTTCTTGTGACCGTTCAACCCGCCACGCGACGGGTCCTGCTCGGCAACCTGCTCGTCGAGCAGGGTCTGATCACGGAAGAACAGAAAGAAGAAGCGCTCGCCATCAACCGGCGGTCCGGCCGGCGCCTGGGCGAGGTCCTCGTCGAGAAGAAGTACGTCACCGTCGAGGACATCGCCCGTGCGTTGGCGGAGCGCTCCGGGCTCCCTTACTTCCGTCTCCGCAAGGGGCTCGTCGATCCGCGGATCGTCGATCTGGTGCCGCAGGAGAAGGCGAAACTCTACGAAGTCCTCCCCCTCTTCAAGGTCCACAACAAACTCACCCTCGCCATCGGCGACCCGAACCGGATCTTCGTTCTCGACGTGATCCGCAAGATGACGGGCTGCGAGATCCAGCCGGTGGTCAGCAATCGCGAAGACATCCTCAAGATGATCGACGAATCCTACGGGCTCGATGAGGGAGGGTCCATCGAGGAGGTCCTCCCGCCCCTCGATGAGGGAGAGCTGGAACTCGTTTCGGTGGAGAGCGACAGCCCGGTGGAGGACATCGCCCAGATGGCGGGCGAGAGCCCGATCATCAACCTGGTCAACCAGGTCATTCTGAAGGCGGTCAAGGAGAAGGCGAGCGACATCCATATCGAACCGGAGCACAAGTTCTTCCGGGTCCGTTTCCGGATCGACGGCGTGCTTTACGAGGTGATGCGCCAGCGCCACGACCTTCTCGCGCCGGTTCTTTCGCGTCTGAAGCTGATGGCGAATCTGGACATCGCCGAGAGGCGGCTCCCGCAGGACGGCCGTATCCAGGTGTGCGCCCTCGGCCGGACCGTGGACCTCAGGCTCAGCACGCTGCCGGGCGTGCTCGGCGAGAAGGTGGTGCTCCGCGTGCTGGACAAGGAGAAGGGCGTTCTCAGCCTCGACCAGCTGGGGTTCAGCGAGAGCACCCTCACCGCCTTCCGGGCGCTGCTCGCGCGGCCCCACGGGCTGATCCTGGTGACCGGGCCGACGGGGAGCGGGAAGACCACCACCCTCTACGGCGGCCTCAAGGAACTGAACTGCATCGAGAAGAACATCGTGACGATCGAGGATCCGGTGGAGTATCAGTTCGAGATCATCAATCAGAATCAGGTGCGGGAGGAGATCGGCCTCAGTTTCGCGCGGATCCTCAAGCACACGCTCCGGCAGGACCCGGACATCCTGATGGTGGGGGAGATCCGGGACGCCGAGACGGCGCAGATCGCCGTGCAAGCGGCGCTCACCGGGCATCTGGTGCTCTCGACGATGCACACCAACGACTCGGCCAGTTCCATCAGCCGTCTTCTGGAGATCGGGATCGAGGCGTACCTGCTGGCGCCGTCGCTGATCGGCGTGATCGGACAGCGGCTGGTCCGCACCATCTGTCCGGATTGCGCGTCGCCGTACTATCCGACGCCGGTGGAGAGGGAAGCGCTCGGTGCCGCGGAAGACACCAAGCTGCGGCTCCGGCGGGGTCGCGGCTGCCCGGTCTGTTTCGACTCGGGCTACCGCGGCCGTCTCGGGATCTACGAGCTGCTCGTCGGCGACAACGACTTCCAGGATCTGCTCCTCAAGAATCCGTCGCTGGAGGAGATCCGCCGCTACCAAACCCGCAACGACCTCCCCACCCTCCGCTCCGAGGGAATCCGGATGGTGCTCGAAGGAAAGACCACGCTGGAGGAGGTGGCCCGCCGGGTGGGAACGGATTAGCCCGGAGTTCCCGTCGTCTTCCTGCTGCGGGCTCGAATCCCGGGCGGCACCATCGCGTTTCCGCCGTCGCTTCCTCCACCGTAGCGATGGCTACGCCTCCGCAAGCTCCTCGTCCAACGCGATGTTTCGCCACGGGCCACGATCCCTCGCTACGAAAGACGACGAGAAATCCGGGCCGGCCCGGCATTCCCGTCGTCTTCCTGCTGCGGGCTCGAATCCCGGGCTGCACCATCGCGTTTCCGCCGTCGCTTCCTCCACCTTAGCGATGGCTACGCCTCCGCAAGCTCTTTTCGTTCCCGCACCCGTACTCGTTCACGTACCCGCACACGAAACGCGGATCGACGGGAAGAACCGTGCAGGGGAACGGGAACGTGTGCGGGCGACGGGGATGGGAAAGAATCGAACGGTAGGAACGGCGCGCGGCTCAGTACACGCGCCTGCCGATCTTTTGGACGGTGTTCTCCGGGTAGACCCTCTCGGAGAATGTGAAGACACGGCCGTTGTCGGCGGTGAGGGTGAGGGTGATCTCGATGTACGGGTAGGTATAGTAGTTGTCGTAGTAATAGACGGTACTGAAGCCGGTGACATGATCGCAGAGGACGCCCGTCTCTTGGTCCC contains:
- a CDS encoding glycosyltransferase family 39 protein, with protein sequence MRVSWIAIAALGVGVRLLFLLLAPHIEPHADESTYLYLAACWNRFGVYSDWVRFLWPPGYPFFLSLFLRAAGGGGVLAAKAVQVLLSGVIGASVYRLGLRFFDRRAARAALWVWALYPPLIGYTHTLWPETLFLALFFSAFALIAGPNVAPAPGARGDVRLLLGGFLFGGALLVKEGALPLVAVILLWLFLREGAGRRGAGARGAALTALAVLVVILPWTIRNHSVYGRWQPVGATLGMNCYVGLNGTYRNLDYPSDMIADMVRANRRVAGPFLGSPPPAWKRSEAMNIIDRSREDTAAGIRFARANPGYVLRSRVKRIADYLSPTSNPVRHYALRLYPGILSAGPVRRAFVLFALFASAAVTALAVPGIFHAVRRRDGWILALLPAALFLTAGLLVGASRFRVPVLPVLIVLAGRTLAGGEGRLRAAERWTIAAAWAALLFFWVLNSAELLVLLRRVW
- a CDS encoding PAS domain-containing protein; protein product: MRWVFLQGAALLILAVGTTWLLQRGESMEESKRLTSKSHSLAQLLAQAAGPDYSAGDSARLLRVLECATRGGDLRAAAIVDDTGLIVAHTDVSLAGSSLGTPLPIGPIGERESALLSMELFGESGGRVILHPLLGAEGVEGTAALLLPDPDSTGLSADWVRMLLPAGLLLLAFTLVTQGTIRWAMRPASDFMNRLAGALECEEKNAAAEDENETGDESGIMDMTVTRVTALTRVKDELIIKSRLLNYEKKRMEMILDAFPDGLIVTDLLKNVVLVNRRALNYLGINDDGAGVRELEGHPEFRRLVREAEKTGRTVLPVEKGARERNILFSRIPLAAGERTAGTLYTMRDVTAQEASQRAQAEFLSQVTHELKAPLNTVITFVEELAEGEDLTPEERKDFCNTLNAETTRMAQLISNLLQLSRIQMGNLSVRFSFIKPAALLKEQSESLRRQAEGKAQRFTVRVPEYLPALAGDKDLLGVAINNLISNAIKYTPEGGEITVSAQEGDGAIEVEVQDTGFGIPEGALDKIWERFYRSEQEEVRKLNGSGLGLSLVKEIVEAHEGEITVESEVGAGTRFRFRLPIKEAGARLDVVETMT
- a CDS encoding response regulator: MENLRAFIVDDDSSVRRILVRNFERAGFTVATASNGQEALEKIRRDELYDILISDLHMPRMDGRRLCEALAEEKTHLPEFIFIVTSRAHEDERSWVERFDNIQLVEKPVGPRHLLRLVRRRLMVGVAGE
- a CDS encoding HD-GYP domain-containing protein; protein product: MTDPKRDDFAGFIREGCADLFSRLSEAVDVPLAVLDADGDVILSFPRGGAGTPAAAGAPGSVATIDGGEGTLGSVVTRENRKRLAPFLDSLAGVVGERYGLEREIQRMTDDLAQSYDQVDLLYRFARVIRPNDSFEGNARRLLEETADILENRLLVQYFPREDVLSWSAGPGLILPECLLWLTDNPNVLKKIYADLARDVKPGDAERNVRFRNLVDSPYGRVEYVLIPLWVQSEVAGYAGLFRTLSESELETGEIRLLEGLVAELSNTATTRELYMELRQLLFNVVRSLVNTIEAKDEYTRGHSERVFRISLLIGNRLGFPAPRIQDLSWAALLHDVGKIAINDKVLLKPGRLTDEEYEIVKTHPGAGVRMLEPIAQLSNILPGIRHHHERYDGRGYPDGLAGEKIPLDGRIIAVADTYDAITTARPYRPAGSHEKAVDIIRSVAGTQLDPEMVRVFLELAADGAVESPEPGGAQPVPIGGIHEG
- a CDS encoding STAS domain-containing protein, whose product is MKVKTRELGAATYLTPDGSLTEENLESIRESVRSAGAGGSANLVIDCRRVPSIDSGGLEFLQDLSTEMRDAGGSLRLANVSPVCKDILALTRLDQVIPVYEDIENAGRSFL
- the tadA gene encoding Flp pilus assembly complex ATPase component TadA; this encodes MTVQPATRRVLLGNLLVEQGLITEEQKEEALAINRRSGRRLGEVLVEKKYVTVEDIARALAERSGLPYFRLRKGLVDPRIVDLVPQEKAKLYEVLPLFKVHNKLTLAIGDPNRIFVLDVIRKMTGCEIQPVVSNREDILKMIDESYGLDEGGSIEEVLPPLDEGELELVSVESDSPVEDIAQMAGESPIINLVNQVILKAVKEKASDIHIEPEHKFFRVRFRIDGVLYEVMRQRHDLLAPVLSRLKLMANLDIAERRLPQDGRIQVCALGRTVDLRLSTLPGVLGEKVVLRVLDKEKGVLSLDQLGFSESTLTAFRALLARPHGLILVTGPTGSGKTTTLYGGLKELNCIEKNIVTIEDPVEYQFEIINQNQVREEIGLSFARILKHTLRQDPDILMVGEIRDAETAQIAVQAALTGHLVLSTMHTNDSASSISRLLEIGIEAYLLAPSLIGVIGQRLVRTICPDCASPYYPTPVEREALGAAEDTKLRLRRGRGCPVCFDSGYRGRLGIYELLVGDNDFQDLLLKNPSLEEIRRYQTRNDLPTLRSEGIRMVLEGKTTLEEVARRVGTD